TCGATCGCGATAACACTCAGCTTGTAGACGTCAGCGATGCCCCGCAAGACGGCATGAAGACACCGACCACACAAGATCACTCTTCTTTTGGCTTCCAAACGGACTCCGACACTGAGACCTTCGCTTCCATCTCCCAACCGGCTTCTCGTGCGCCGTCGCAACCACGCAGCGAGATTTCCGGAATCGAAGTCATTGATGTGGCTGAAGATAGCGATGACGATGTGCTATCCGAGGACGGAGGTGTCACCACGCCGGACAGCTGGTCCGAAGTCGGATCGCGGGATGCGGAGAgcgatgtcgaagaagcagaagtccGGCAGCCAGTTCGACTGGCATGATGTCGCCGGTCTGGAGGAGAGAATCTCAATGTCGCCTAGAATATGTCGTTTGCTTGGGAGGTGTTTTGGCGTTGCAGTAGGATATACCGGCGTCCTGGGTATCAATTCCAATGATTTCACGATGTTCTTGTTCGAAACTCGGCCAGTCGTTCCAGAACGTCCACTCCGTTCCACTTCTCTCCCTTCCCATTACctgcctcctccaacaccggCACGCCGACCTGTTCAATGCACAAACTCGCACTCACACTCCCCCACCTACACGCGTCCACCACATCCCCTGTCCTGACAAGTCCGACCGCCAACCCGCCCAGAAACCCATTCCCTCCTCCAGTCGGGTCAACCACTTTGCTGCCATCCGTATGATAAGCGGGCAACCACTTCTTCACCCTCCTCGAGAGGACAAAACATCCCACCGCCCCACAGCGCACTACAATCGCCCCCTCCCCATCTCTGCCGATCCCATGCTCGACCATGTTCGAGGCATGTTCTtccaccatctccaccctgACAGAAGACCCATGCTCCGTGCCGAACATCGCCGCCAACTCATCGTGGTTGGGTGATACGACGTCTACGACTTTATTCGCTTCCAGTGTACGGGAGAGTTCTTCCGCGGTGCAGAGGTCAGGGACAGGTTCCCAGATGAAGAGTGGTCGTTCATCGACCCTTTCGTTGGCTCGCCGGAGAAGGATGGAGTTGACTTCGGTGATACAGCGTTCCGGACTACAGATTAGGTGGAAAGTCTTCGACGCCAAAAGTTCGGCGGTCAAGTCCCCTGCTGTGAGTCGTAATTTCGGAGTGAGGTATTTAAACGCTCGGACTTCGTTGCCGGAGTAGCCGTTCCAGCCTCTCGTGGTCAAGGCATCTCGTTGACGGATGAGAGAGGAGGTAGACCAGGTgcggatggtggagaggagggaagaggGGAAGTCTGTGCCGGCGTCGATGATCATTGCTACGATTGGgttggagggtggaggagagagcAGGCGGGCGCCGAGGAGGGAGTAAGTTCCTGCTCCGCCGGGGATGGAGAGAGAGGGAGTTTTGGAGGGAAAGGTGGGGGAGGGGTGGATGTCGTCTGCATATGATGGTTCAGTGATAGAGTTCATATGACATGTTGGGGAAGTTCCGTACCTAGGATGAACATGCCCAGAGTGACGAAGTCGATGCGTTGTTGGGTTGAAGGGTTAGCCATGTTGGCGGGATGTGGTAGATCTGAGTCGGATTGCATGTATGAGACTCAAGGCCTGTCCAGCAGATAGATCAATGACCGTACGCCTCCCGGGCTATTCTTCTTGTGTCTTGTAGCATGCGAGTCGTAGATCTTCCGTGTGTAGTTAGTTTCGCGGCGAGATATGCTCTCTGCGGGTTTGTGCTGGTTGATTCAACTGATCATGAAGACGCTCTTCGCATACTCCGGTTCGAATGTCGGAAGGTATGTTTATACCAATTCTTGCGTGTTGTGAAAGGGGACATGAATAGACTTGAGGTGAAGATTGTGGCGTATTTGTATATTTGGGGGCCGAGTCTCCTGGTGCCGACGTCTCCTTGCTAGCGTGGTCGTTGGACCGGACGAAGCTCGACGGACGGAAACATTCAAGACTCTCCAGACTGAAACACGACAGATCTCACTCTCTCATACATTCACATACATTCATCCATCTCCTGCATACATCTCCTCACTCAGTCCAGCTCTCCACACCCATCTGCACGTCTCCACCGTCCCGTCCACGCATTCCTCCGCTGCATCCTTGCTCTCAACTGCACTGCTGGTTGGCTACCACAGCTTGAGACATCATGGCTGCTCCGGGCGGCCAAGGCATGAACAATTTGACGACTCTAATCAAACGGTATGCCATTATTCTCGTACTCGCCCTCTCTCCTTCACAACCACCATGTCTGCGAGCGCCCCCTCCGACCGTCTCGGCTCCGACGCGAGCGGACATTCCTCCCAACCCTCCACTCATCCACCCATCAGTGTCGTCCCGGCCGGCAATCTAACCACGCTCCTCCGTAGACTCGAAGCCGCCACTTCTCGACTAGAAGACATTGCCTCTTCTGCCTCGACCTTTGATTCTGCTTCTCCCAATGCCGTACCTACAGGGTCCACGGCCACGAAGGCCTCCGCAAGTGCTCCTGAGCTTGCCATCGTTACACCTTCGATCAGCCAGCAAACGGTGAAGCCTGAGGCGCCGCCGTTGCCGATTTCAATCCAGGACATGGATACGTTGATCGACACGGACGTGAAGGCGTTCATCGATTCGAGCAAGGGTTTGGATCCTCTGGTGGAAGAGCAGGCAGCAGCAGTCGCAAAGGGGTTCGCGGATCAGAGACGATTCCTGTTGGTCAcaacgaaggcgaagagACCTGATCAGTCGTCTCAGACTTTCATGGACTTGTTGAAGGATCTCCAGCAGGATCTGGGAACGGCAGGAGATATCAAAGACAGCAACCGAGGGGCACCTGTGAAGGAGCATCTGGCTATGGTTGCAGAGGGCATCAGCACATTGCAGTGGTTGGTGTTGGAGGGCAAGCCAGCGGATACTGTCGGTGAGATGATCGGAGGCGCACAGATGTACGGCAATCGGGTGTTGAAAAACTATAAGGAAGGGTATGTTGATAGAGGAGATACTCAGGGTGGGAGCGGGACTGACAATGGCAATACAGAGATCAAGCACACGTCAAGTTCGTGCGATCTTACTACGCTCTCCTCAACGCGCTGAAGGACTACATCAAGAAGCACTATCCGATGGGTGTGACGTGGAACGCATCTGGTGTTGACGCCGCCCAGGCTATGCGTGAGATTGATGCCGGTCCCACAACGAACGGCacttcagcagcagcaggaggacctcctccgcctcctccaccaccgccactCCCCAACTTCGACAATATGCCagcgcctccaccaccaccgcccggCGCCGCACCAAAAGCCGCTGCAGGAGGTGACATGGGCGCCGTGTTCGACCAGCTCAACCGCGGCGAATCGGTCACCAAAGGCCTCAAGAAAGTTGACCCGTCCCAAATGACGCACAAGAACCCCGAACTCCGCGCCGCATCAGTGGTTCCAGGTGAAGATATCAGCCGGAGTAGGAGTCCAGGCCCGCAAATCAAGCCCAAACCACAAAGCATGCGCCAGAACAGCACCAACCTCACGCCAACACCTCCAAAGAAGGAGCCAAAGAAGGAATTAGACGGCAACAAATGGCTCATCGAAAACTTCGACTCTCCTTCCCAACCCATCACCATCGACGTCTCCCTCTCGCAAtccatcctcatcaccgcCTGCAAAAACACCACCATCATCCTCAAGGGCAAAGCGAACGCCATCTCAATCGACAATTCCCCTCGACTGCAAATCCTGGTCGAAACTCTCGTCTCCTCGGTAGATGTGATCAAGAGCCCGAACTTTGCGATACAAATCACCGGCGCGGTACCGACGATCTTGCTGGACCAGGTCGATGGCGCGAGTCTGTATCTCAGCAAGGAAAGCTTGGCGTGCGAGGTCTTCACGAGTAAATGCTCGAGTGTGAATTTGGTGCTGCCGCcggagagcgaggaggcgGATGATTCGAAGGAGTGTCCGCTGCCGGAGCAGATTCGGACGTATATCAAGGGAGGGAAGTTGATGAGTGAGATTGTGGAGCATGCTGGGTAGAGTAGGGGTCGTGTAAGAGAGATGGTGTAAAATATATCGTTCGGAGTCGAGACTTGGTTAGGAAGGGATAGACCTGGCGTCGCAGACAGATCTGATCTATTGAACATCGAGTCGAGCGCTCGCTCATGCTGCTGTATCAAGGGAGCTCTTCGATATCTTTTTTGAGATCTCTCTTCGTTTTGTTGACTTTGAACCTCTTCGTAGAAGCCGTCTCTCATACTCCGGGTAGCAATCACAAAATCAAGACTCCACGCATCGAGGCATCTCCATGCACTCCGAGATGCTTTCCCAACGCCCACAGGTAAAACTCCCTGGCCCAAAAAGCACCACAATCCACCCATCCGACGCCATCCCCAAAAAGCCCTCAGAGCAAACATTACTCCCCACTCCGATACTGCTCCCAAACCGCCACCGCGCGTTCCATCTGCCCCTCACTGAATTCATACACACACTCATCGTACGAATAATCCATGTAATTGTGAATGCTGTCGACACCCGGTTGTTCGGGGCACGTGTCGGATTGGGTCGGGCAGCCGGTTGTTGGGGACCGTTGGAGGGGGGTGTCGGAGACGGAGTCGCCGGGGGAGGTGGGGGAGCAAGTTCTTGTGCCTTGGAAGACGTGGTAGAGGCCGACTATTTGGGGGGTCAGTTTGAgggggagagagaggaggagtggagaggaggaggagcacgaggagagatgagggagagatgagggagaggaggggagggaggaaaGGGGAAGTCCGTGTTGGCTGCTTTGAGATTGTGAATGGATTTGGGCTGGGCTTTTTGCTGTGCGGATGATCGGATCGATTTGTGAAGTCAGTGTTGTGCAGCGGGAGGGTTTCATCCACTCACACCAATGCCCCGTCTCATGCACAGCCGTCATTCCCATATCATAATTCTCCGCACTTCCGCCTGGTAACGTGTCTGCAAGGTTCATGCATCCGTCATTGATACGATCGGCACCCGTTGGATCAGCAACGGGAAAGTAGCAGAATCCGAGAAGGCCGCTGGGCATGTCGCTGAGGAAGTAGAGGTTGAGGTCAGC
This genomic stretch from Zymoseptoria tritici IPO323 chromosome 10, whole genome shotgun sequence harbors:
- the MgSrv2 gene encoding adenylate cyclase-associated protein (Adenylate cyclase-associated protein (CAP); In S. cerevisiae CAP interacts with Ras and adenylate cyclase to increase cAMP levels under specific environmental conditions. Related to yeast Srv2.) — translated: MAAPGGQGMNNLTTLIKRLEAATSRLEDIASSASTFDSASPNAVPTGSTATKASASAPELAIVTPSISQQTVKPEAPPLPISIQDMDTLIDTDVKAFIDSSKGLDPLVEEQAAAVAKGFADQRRFLLVTTKAKRPDQSSQTFMDLLKDLQQDLGTAGDIKDSNRGAPVKEHLAMVAEGISTLQWLVLEGKPADTVGEMIGGAQMYGNRVLKNYKEGDQAHVKFVRSYYALLNALKDYIKKHYPMGVTWNASGVDAAQAMREIDAGPTTNGTSAAAGGPPPPPPPPPLPNFDNMPAPPPPPPGAAPKAAAGGDMGAVFDQLNRGESVTKGLKKVDPSQMTHKNPELRAASVVPGEDISRSRSPGPQIKPKPQSMRQNSTNLTPTPPKKEPKKELDGNKWLIENFDSPSQPITIDVSLSQSILITACKNTTIILKGKANAISIDNSPRLQILVETLVSSVDVIKSPNFAIQITGAVPTILLDQVDGASLYLSKESLACEVFTSKCSSVNLVLPPESEEADDSKECPLPEQIRTYIKGGKLMSEIVEHAG